One genomic region from Luteitalea sp. encodes:
- a CDS encoding CusA/CzcA family heavy metal efflux RND transporter, which produces MKRLIQWSIDHHWIVLVLAILLAGSGLWIARAMPVDVFPDLTAPTVTVLTEGGGMAPEEMETLVTFPIETAINGASGVRRVRSATAMGIAVVWVEFDWGTDIFRARQIVSEKLALVGSSLPPQVERPILAPISSIMGEILFFAISSDVDDPLALRTAADTLVRRRLLAVAGVSQVTPIGGAER; this is translated from the coding sequence ATGAAGCGATTGATCCAATGGTCGATCGACCATCACTGGATAGTGCTCGTGCTGGCCATCCTGCTGGCCGGATCAGGGCTGTGGATCGCGCGCGCGATGCCGGTCGATGTGTTCCCCGATCTGACCGCGCCAACCGTCACGGTGCTGACGGAAGGCGGTGGCATGGCACCCGAGGAGATGGAAACGCTCGTGACGTTCCCCATTGAAACCGCCATCAACGGGGCCTCAGGCGTGCGGCGCGTCCGGTCCGCGACGGCGATGGGCATCGCCGTCGTGTGGGTCGAGTTCGACTGGGGCACCGATATCTTTCGCGCACGGCAGATCGTGTCCGAGAAGCTGGCGCTCGTGGGCAGCAGTCTGCCGCCACAGGTCGAGCGACCAATCTTGGCGCCCATCTCTTCGATCATGGGCGAGATCCTGTTCTTCGCGATCTCGTCGGACGTGGACGACCCGCTCGCGCTCCGAACGGCCGCCGATACGCTGGTCCGACGGCGACTCCTCGCGGTCGCGGGCGTCTCGCAAGTGACGCCCATCGGCGGTGCCGAACGG